DNA sequence from the Leptospira limi genome:
AGTTTTTACAATATGGTTTTAGTTTTGAATCTAAATTTTGAGTCCTAAATCTCTTATACTTGAACTTTTCTAAGAAATAAGTTTTTTATGTTTTGTTTGAAGCGAAAGTAGTTCCATTTTAATAAAAATGCAAATGGAATGGAATCAAGTTGGCACATCACTCCACAATTCCCTTCTTCATTTTCCCGACTCCAAAGGACTTTTCCGTCCAATCCCGAAAAACAATTGAGTCCTAACCATAAATCAAAACTAGCTTTTGTATTCTTTTCATAGTTTTGTGAGGTTGGTAAATAAAACAAATTGGCTTTGATATGAAAAATTGCTGAATTTTCTTCCTTGTTCCCAACATGCATATCAACGGAACTAAACAATGGTACAGCAAGCATTCGATCCCTAAAAAAATAGGGATTTAAAATTCCTGCAAAGAAAAACATCAAAGCAAGAACAATTGGATACATTACAAAAAGAGCAAAATAATCTTGTACAGCTAAGTCTGGAAATTTTCTACCAATCCATTCAGGTGCATCGTATAACAAATAAATTGAAAGGATCCCCGGTACTAAAAAGAAAATGGTCAAAATAGTATGCCGTAAGTTTGGGTACTGGAATAAACGAATGCCTGATGTGGAAATGTGTTTTTGGACATTTTGTATCCATCCTTCGTGACGATTGTGTCGACTTAAGATTTCATACTCTTCCATACTCATATCCATCAATTTTAAAATATGGCCTGGAACGAGAATCCTTGATTTTGCGATCGTGATCTCCAATAAAAAAAACAATGCCAATATACAAATGGGTAATATGAGAAGGAGATCAATTTCTTGGAAAAGGGAAAGATTGTATAACCCGTGAAAAAAAACGCAGACAAAAAATCCAGTGAACAAATTCCCCCACTTAAAAACGGGATTTTTATGAAAGAGAAACATCATCGTAAAAGCACCAACGAGTCCTCCATTCATCATATGAATGGGAAGTGCCGTGATGGATCGTAATACTTGGGACCAAAGACCAGTGTTGATAAAATAGAGTATATTTTCAACTAACCCAAATCCTCCTCCCAAAACCAATCCATAAAAGATTCCATCTGTTACAGTGAACTCATCTTGGTTTTTGCTAAAGAAAAGATAAATGCCAAGTAACTTCGCAAACTCTTCCACGAAGGAAGATAGAAAAAAGGAATTCCAAAGGGGTCCTCCATTCGGTAACAACTGCAAAAACATTGCTTGTAACCCAATGGCAATCCCCGCGCTAAATAAGGAAAAAGCTAGAGCTGTGTACTGTAAAAATCCTTCTGTAAAACGATAGAAATGGAAGCGATAAAACGAATAATAAAAAGCAAGCGTACAAAGATTAATGAGAAAAATGACCAGACTTGGAATGGAGATATGAATGGACATTTACTCTAATTAACGACAAATACAAAGAGGAAAATGAATCAAATCTGGCGGATTCTTTTCCTCAAACCAAATGTTTGACAGCTTTTCTGAGACCTTCAATCGTGAGTGGAAACATCGGAACAACATCTTCGATGGCCTCAATGGTAGGTGCTCCCCAAAATCGTTTAGGTTCTGGGTTTAGCCAAACAGAATCGGGGAAATAACCAACCAGTTCCTTCAAACATTCCAAACCACTCTTTGCTTTTTTTTCCTTTTCTTCTTTTGAGTGGGAATGATACGCATACACATTGTAAGGTGTTCCCATGAGTTCGTAAGGAGCCATGTATGCATCCCCTACAAAAATTAGTTTTGTATTTTTCCTATACTTTTCTTCAAAATGTTTTAAGGAAATCCGTGATTGGAATTCGTGATTGGCATATAGGAATTCGTGAAAGATATTATGGAAAAAATAATTATGTACTTCTTTAAAGTGATACAAACCTCTGCTGGCACTGAATAATTTACTTACCCTGTCAGAATGTGGGGTCATACTCCCACCAATGTCCATAATGAGGACAAGCCTAAGGGAATTTTTTCTTTCTCGTTCTTCTACAAGTTCAATTTCTCCACCATTTTCACAAGTTTTGTCAATGGTTTTGTCAACATGGAGTTCTCGTTTTCCTTCCTTTTTCAAAAACCGAAGTTCCTTTAGGGCTAATTGGATGGAACGAGTGTCTAAAATTTCATCTTCCCGATAGGCTTTGTACTTTCGTTCATTCCAAAGGCTAACACCAGACCTGTTCCCTTCTCCCTCTGTATTGCCACCTATCGATAGACCATTGGGGTTATATCCAGAATTTCCAAAAGGACTTGTCCCAGAAGTTCCAACCCACTTACTTCCGCCATCATGCCGTTCTTTTTGTTCGGCGAGTCGTTTTTTTAATTCTTCAATGACCTCTTCCATACTGAGGTTAGGTGCATTTTGTTTTTGTTCTTCCGAGAGATCTTTTGGAATATTTTCTTCTAACCATTCCATAAGGACATCACGAAACTGAATCCTTTGTTCCTTCCAACTTCCAAATGTTTTTCCAAAAGCTAAATCATAGGAATCATAGTGTTTTAAATCTTTTGCAAAATTAAGCCTTCCCACTCGGTACAACTGCTCGATGGAAATATAACCTGTGGGGTCAGTGAGTTTACGTATACTTTCTAAAAATGCGATGAGTTCTCCTGTGGAACAAGGGACTGTTTCTCTACGCAAGTTATAGAAAAAATCGAGGAACATATTAGTTTAAGTACACCCTGTAATCATCTTCCGATTTGAATAAAGTTCCGGCAAAGGGGATTTTATTCGATTCCAATGTTTCTCCGGAAATAAGTAAAACTTGGATCCAATCCAATAATTCACTGGTTGATGGTTTTTTTCGGAGACTTTCTATTTTACGAATGGAATAAAACATGGCGAGTGCTTTTTCCATAAATTCTGTTTCAATGGAAGGATAATGGGCTTTGATGATTTCCTTCATCGACTCTCGTTTGGGAAATTCTATATAATGGAAAATACAACGACGTAAAAAAGCATCTGGAAGTTCTTTTTCATTATTGGAAGTGATGATGACAATCGGACGTTCCTTGGCTACAATGTGTTCTTTGGTTTCTGGGATAAAAAATTCCATTTTATCAAGTTCGAGTAACAAATCATTTGGGAATTCAATGTCCGCCTTATCGATTTCATCAATGAGGACCACAGACTTTTTTGGATGTAGGAACGCTTCCCCAAGAGCACCAAGTCGAATGTAGTTTCTAACTTCCCTTACCCGGTTCATTGCTTCTTCATCAGGGAAACGAGAGTCATTGAGCCTGGAAACCGCATCGTAAAAATACAATCCTTCTTTGGCAAGGCTCGTTGATTTGATATGCCATCGGTAAAAAGGGAGATTCTTGGTTTCGGCAAGGAAACTTGCGAGTAGGGTTTTTCCTGTTCCAGGTTCCCCTTTCAAAAGGAGAGGACGTTTTGTGATCTCTGCCACTTGTACTGCTTCTTTTAAATCATCTGATAGGATATAATCTGCCATAGTCTTTCCTTTTGGACTCCAATCTTTTTCGAAAAACGGGGGAATCTACTAAAAATTGCTTTTTGAAAGAAATTGGGTTCCCATATTGAGAAACTGGAACGATAATAAATATATGGGCGATTTCGATAATACCAAGAGGGCCATTGGCGTAGGAAAACTGGACGATTCTCAACGAAAGGATATGTTCAATAAGTTTAAGAGCGCTGGTGGAGAAGTCATCAAAGAGAAAACACCTCCAAAAGATGATGACAATAAAAAAACTCGTCCAGAACCAAAACTGAGACAAAGCACTGTATCTCGTGGCAATGAGGACAGTCGCCAAGGAAACCGCGGTGGTGGCAGCGGAGGGAGTCCTTCCAAACAGGACTCGACGAATACGAAATCACAACTTGATTCCAAAGCTCAATTTGAAAAAGAAATCAGTAGTTTTTCTGCAAGATTTTCGATCAAATTAAAATGTTGGTTAGCAAGAGTCACATCCTTTGGGTCAAGTGACCTAACACCTAAATTCATGCATGATTTTTCGATCCGTGGTAAACAAGCACTGATTGAACTCCAATACAGTGGAAATGAATTACTCGCAAACCAACAATACTCACCTCAACTCAGTAAAGCCCTTGATCGAATAAACCCATTACTCATCGAACTTTTAGCAATGGGCCAAAAATTATACAATGGCCCAGAACTGACAGATATCACTGAGCCGATCATGACAGCTCCTGAATCGCCTGTTGCCATTGAACGAGTCAGAAACCAAATTTATTCTTTGTTTAAAAGAATGTACATTCTTTATCCATACCAAGAAACTTTAAAAAAATCATTTTCGCAAGCTTATGACGAATTACAGAAGTTAGAAGGGAAACCTGCTTTAATCTATGCGAACAAAAAACGAAAAGTTTTGCAAGAAATAGACACCTTATTTGAAGGATTTTTTGATCGTTTGTATCTAGTTGTCCTTCGTGCTGAAAACAAGAATATCCCGCTTATTTCTCGTTATATGGAAAATCTTCTGGGGATTACTCCTGAAGACAAACCAGGTCAAAGAAAGTCTGGTGAAAATGTTCCAGGTGGAAAACAATTAGAAACAAAAGAAGATAAGGAAGCAGAAAACGCAAAGAAGGAAGAGGATAAAAAGGAAGAAGAAGTTCCTTTATCAAAAGAAGAAGCCTATGGATTACGTTTGATGCAAATGTATTCAATACCAAAGTTGCGTAAAAAATTTGATCCAAAAAATGAATACGCAAACATCCCAGATGCGGATAAAGCACTTCTTGCCCTATTCTACTTTTACGAATTTGATGATGAATATTCCTTTGTAATGACTACCAAAAAAATTGATATCAAACCTGGATCGGTAAACGGTGTAAAGGTGGATTATCGTCAAAAGATGTTGGATATTTATGAAAGTACAAGAACCATCATCGACCAATTTCGAATTTACCATGACATACTAAGAGAATTAGAAAAACACAAAGCAAATCCGGGTGCAAATTACATCGAAGCATCTAAAAAACTAACTGGAATCGAACAAAAACGGACCGGACAATCCAGAACCGTTAGGATGGCCATTAAGGATTTTAGCTTAAAATCAAGAGATTCCCTTCTCACCCTTATCAAAGACATGAAGGGGAAAAAGGAAATTGTAGCAAATATGAATGATATATTGACTTTGGATTCGATGGAGTCGCGAAAACGACTCAATAAAAAACCGGTCAAACAATGTATCATGGAAGCTTATTGTTACTTACTTGCTTTGCATGACCGTATTGACACAGGGGATCTATTTGGAGGCCTAGTCGAACTGACTCCTGAACAAATGAAATCTTCTTTTGGAGTGGAGTTAGAAACCGCGAAAGAAACTAATTCCCCAGATGCAAGTGAATTGGAGAATGAATCCGAACCAGGAAACGTGGAAGTTCAAAATACAGGCATTGACTCAACAACTACTGAGTCTGACCTTGAAGAAACAAATGAAGACAGTATTGATGACCTTTCTGATGATGACATTTTACCAAAAGGAAACCCTTTTTAATGGCAGTCATAAAAATCGCAATTTATCAAAAGAATCTGCATAAAAGGTTCACCCATGAAGAAATTATAAAAATCCAACAAAGTAAGGCACATTTTTTAATCCTCCCTGAAGGTTACCCACACCTATTTCAAAGTGTTTCTCCCAAAGATGGAACAAAGCACGAAAAAGAATACCAAGATCATATCTTAGAAATCTCTGAGAAATTTTCAGGTGTGATCCTTGGTGGTAGCCACTACCGAAATAATGAAAATGGAAAACTGGTGGCTGCATTACCAATCGTCCAATCACTTGTATTAGTTGATTTTTATGAGAAAAAAACACCAAACCAAACTGTAGACATTGAAGTGAAAGAAGGTGTAACGGAGTCCATTTTCATTATGGGTGGTCTTCGTTTTGGTTTATTATTAGGTGAAGATATGCAAAACAAATCCATTTGGGATGAATTCAAAAAGGAAAATATTGAAATTATTTTCCATTTGGATTCCGCAAATCCCAATCGGACTTATGAAGAAGATTTAAGTCATTACGAAAACCTTGCAAAAGAGAGAAACATCCATTTGATCCGTGTTTGTGGACCTACTGATGGAAAACCAGCAAGAAGTTTGTATGCATCTCCCTCAGGAATCAATTGGAAAGTGGGAAAAATTGAAGAAGATAAAGATGTTTTTAAAACTTTATCTGTCAATGTGATGAGAAGTTATTTATTGTAAATTACCAATCGGTGATATTCTCTCGAAAAAAAAGCCAATCGATAATTTGTAACCATTTCAGAAGGAGTATTGTTTTACAACCTTCTTAGATAGTTACATACGTTCCTTACAGGAATTGGATTATTTTTTATCCAATTCCTTCCAATCCATTGTAAATAATAAAATCACAATACCGATGGAAACACAAGAATCGGCTACATTAAACGCAGGCCATCTATCAAAGAGTAAAAAATCTGGCCATTCAAAGTCCAAAAAGTCGACAACACCGATGAATTCGATTCCAGGTTTTTCAGGGCTAAATCCAAATCGAAATCCCGTTCCAGGAATTTTGACAAAAAATTTATCTAAAAAATTGCCAAAGGCGCCTGCCATCACAAAATTCCAACCCCAAACATTTCCAAGATCAGAATTTTGCCACCGATAAAAGATTAAAAAAACAATCGCAAATCCAGTTGCGAATAAAGAAGGCAAAGCATTGTCTTGGAATAATCCAAACACAAATCCTGTATTAAAAGTAAGTGATAATCTAAAAAAATCACCTAACACAGGAATACTTTCATGTGCATACATCTTTGTAATGATGATATATTTAGTGAGTAAATCTAAAAAAAGTCCAAAGGCCACAAATGCCAAATAACCAGGTTTAAAAACAGAAAAAAATGGAGTGTTAGGTAATTTCATACTGAGGTTCGTTCTTTTTTACGTTTATTTTAGTTTCCAGAAACTTAGACTGGATTTTGCAAGCGACCAGAAACTAAGTCCTGATAGTATATAAAATATTATGCTTGGTTCTTTCCATAATTTTTCCGCATAATGCATTCCAAAATAGAAAAATAATGTACCTAAAATTCCAAAAGTGAGAATTTCTCTAAGTTTTAGTTCAGCCCATTTATGATCTTCCTTAGGCTGAAATTCACCTCGATTCCATTTGTAGAAAAAATCGTTTAGTTCTTTTGGTAAAGAAAACAAACTCGTAAGAAACTCTTCCCCTTCATCCCGCCAAAGTTTCTTAAAACTACTTCCTTTGAGTACGATCTGTGAAAATGGTTTTTCCGCATATTCAATCATGGAACGTGTTGGATCCAAATAGGAAAAATTTCCGAGCAGTAATGCTAAAACTCGATGTAAACTTAGGAAATTTGGTGGTAGTTTTAAGCTGGCTAACAATTGTTTTAAGCTAACTTGGATTTCTTTTAAAAAACGGAGATCATCACCTGGACGTAATGTATCTAAACTTAAATTTCTAAAATGGTTTGTATCAGCTAAAATTCGTTTTAGTTTTTCCAATGAATATTTAACAATTTTGGTGAGTTCTTCTTTCGATAAGGATTCTGTGACGGCACCTAATTCATACATGGACTCGGCGACTAAATGGTAATCTTTCCGCATTGCTCCCACTAAGATTCGCTCGAGGATTTGTGTTTCTTCTTCGGAGATTGACTGAACGGCACCAAAATCGATTAAGCACAATTCTCCCGTTTCCATAAAAATCAAGTTTCCTGGATGAGGATCTGCATGAAAAAAACGATACTCAAACACCATTAAGATATAAGCTTTGATTAATTTTTCCAGATTTGGATTCCGTTTGGAATAAAGAGGTTCACCTTCTAATTCAGTAATCTTTTTTCCTTCTATAAATTCTGTGACTAATGTATGCCGACCACAGAGTTCCTCAATGGGATTTGGAATGTAGAAATCTTTTTCTAAAGCAAACATTTGTTTGAGGATTTTTAAATTCTTTAATTCGGTTCTAAGATCCAATTCAGCATGAATCATGGATTGTAATTGGTCGATTACCTCTTTCCCTGATATTTTGATAACAAAACGATCAATGATCCATACAACTCTAGAAATCGTTTTTAGGTCCGACTTGGCTGTCTCTTCTATCCCTGGGTATAATGTTTTAATTGCTACTTTTTTGTTTTGGTAAGTTCCGATATGGACTTGCGCTGTGGAGGCACTCGCATAAGATTCCTTGTCCAATGTTTCAAATAACTCCGACATTGATTTTCCAAAATCTAACTCCCAACGCTCATTGATTTCAATAAAGTCTCTTGGAGGGATTTTATCTTGAAGGTCTTGTAATTCCCAAAGGAATTCTTCCGGCAAAATATGAA
Encoded proteins:
- a CDS encoding vWA domain-containing protein, translating into MFLDFFYNLRRETVPCSTGELIAFLESIRKLTDPTGYISIEQLYRVGRLNFAKDLKHYDSYDLAFGKTFGSWKEQRIQFRDVLMEWLEENIPKDLSEEQKQNAPNLSMEEVIEELKKRLAEQKERHDGGSKWVGTSGTSPFGNSGYNPNGLSIGGNTEGEGNRSGVSLWNERKYKAYREDEILDTRSIQLALKELRFLKKEGKRELHVDKTIDKTCENGGEIELVEERERKNSLRLVLIMDIGGSMTPHSDRVSKLFSASRGLYHFKEVHNYFFHNIFHEFLYANHEFQSRISLKHFEEKYRKNTKLIFVGDAYMAPYELMGTPYNVYAYHSHSKEEKEKKAKSGLECLKELVGYFPDSVWLNPEPKRFWGAPTIEAIEDVVPMFPLTIEGLRKAVKHLV
- a CDS encoding PrsW family glutamic-type intramembrane protease — its product is MSIHISIPSLVIFLINLCTLAFYYSFYRFHFYRFTEGFLQYTALAFSLFSAGIAIGLQAMFLQLLPNGGPLWNSFFLSSFVEEFAKLLGIYLFFSKNQDEFTVTDGIFYGLVLGGGFGLVENILYFINTGLWSQVLRSITALPIHMMNGGLVGAFTMMFLFHKNPVFKWGNLFTGFFVCVFFHGLYNLSLFQEIDLLLILPICILALFFLLEITIAKSRILVPGHILKLMDMSMEEYEILSRHNRHEGWIQNVQKHISTSGIRLFQYPNLRHTILTIFFLVPGILSIYLLYDAPEWIGRKFPDLAVQDYFALFVMYPIVLALMFFFAGILNPYFFRDRMLAVPLFSSVDMHVGNKEENSAIFHIKANLFYLPTSQNYEKNTKASFDLWLGLNCFSGLDGKVLWSRENEEGNCGVMCQLDSIPFAFLLKWNYFRFKQNIKNLFLRKVQV
- a CDS encoding AAA family ATPase, producing MADYILSDDLKEAVQVAEITKRPLLLKGEPGTGKTLLASFLAETKNLPFYRWHIKSTSLAKEGLYFYDAVSRLNDSRFPDEEAMNRVREVRNYIRLGALGEAFLHPKKSVVLIDEIDKADIEFPNDLLLELDKMEFFIPETKEHIVAKERPIVIITSNNEKELPDAFLRRCIFHYIEFPKRESMKEIIKAHYPSIETEFMEKALAMFYSIRKIESLRKKPSTSELLDWIQVLLISGETLESNKIPFAGTLFKSEDDYRVYLN
- a CDS encoding amidohydrolase → MAVIKIAIYQKNLHKRFTHEEIIKIQQSKAHFLILPEGYPHLFQSVSPKDGTKHEKEYQDHILEISEKFSGVILGGSHYRNNENGKLVAALPIVQSLVLVDFYEKKTPNQTVDIEVKEGVTESIFIMGGLRFGLLLGEDMQNKSIWDEFKKENIEIIFHLDSANPNRTYEEDLSHYENLAKERNIHLIRVCGPTDGKPARSLYASPSGINWKVGKIEEDKDVFKTLSVNVMRSYLL
- a CDS encoding ABC1 kinase family protein — encoded protein: MKPNKNRSVSIYSFVFKTYLQYLYLTKWFKKISSKEKYETIRILFLKKKGIETKNLFFQLGGVYIKIGQFVSNLFHILPEEFLWELQDLQDKIPPRDFIEINERWELDFGKSMSELFETLDKESYASASTAQVHIGTYQNKKVAIKTLYPGIEETAKSDLKTISRVVWIIDRFVIKISGKEVIDQLQSMIHAELDLRTELKNLKILKQMFALEKDFYIPNPIEELCGRHTLVTEFIEGKKITELEGEPLYSKRNPNLEKLIKAYILMVFEYRFFHADPHPGNLIFMETGELCLIDFGAVQSISEEETQILERILVGAMRKDYHLVAESMYELGAVTESLSKEELTKIVKYSLEKLKRILADTNHFRNLSLDTLRPGDDLRFLKEIQVSLKQLLASLKLPPNFLSLHRVLALLLGNFSYLDPTRSMIEYAEKPFSQIVLKGSSFKKLWRDEGEEFLTSLFSLPKELNDFFYKWNRGEFQPKEDHKWAELKLREILTFGILGTLFFYFGMHYAEKLWKEPSIIFYILSGLSFWSLAKSSLSFWKLK
- a CDS encoding lipoprotein signal peptidase — translated: MKLPNTPFFSVFKPGYLAFVAFGLFLDLLTKYIIITKMYAHESIPVLGDFFRLSLTFNTGFVFGLFQDNALPSLFATGFAIVFLIFYRWQNSDLGNVWGWNFVMAGAFGNFLDKFFVKIPGTGFRFGFSPEKPGIEFIGVVDFLDFEWPDFLLFDRWPAFNVADSCVSIGIVILLFTMDWKELDKK